CAAAAGAACTTTTCAATGGATGCCATTTCAAACCATTGGATTCTCAAAAACCCCAATAGTATTATGAAAACATACTGGTTCAAACTGAATAAGTATTGTTCAAACATTACACAGACCCAAAAGATCTAAATTTTATTACCCATTCAACAAcctaaatactaaaaattcttCGACCAAGAGATTGGAGTGAAAACCCAAATTCTCCAAAGAATTTCCCGCCAAATTTACCACCAAAATAGACCActacccatattttaaatattgggATTACCAAATGGCATGGTACAATGCCTTCTTAATAAACAACCAACAAATGAGATACTCTGGgatcatatatttcaaatacgACACCCAATTCAAATTCCCAAACTGGTTCCATGAATGGTGGAATTGGTATGGACCATCATCCTTTGAGATACTAtcagaaaaaattcaaaacttatggcCCAAATTCTTTGACAAATTTTAGCCTGAACCAGACCAAAAACATATTTACAGGACAAtctattttttctcaaaactgCGCATTTCTTGGATTGTTTCATGGAATTATTCTTATGAGCAAGATCAATATACTGGAATTCCATTACTAGTTCGGAACTATAGGGCTAAATGGTGGGacaaatttaatgatgaaaaatatgattcaattttcaaaaagaatCCAAGATTATGTAAGTCTGTAGCCCCGGATCAAACCACAGCAAAATTCCTTCAAGCAAAGTCGACAGCTAGTGCGATGTTAGCTCAAGCCAAGACCAAAAAGGAATACAAAAAACTCATGGTTGAAATGCTCAGCTCATTGGATTCCGAATCCAAAGATGAGAAATCTTTAGCATCCTTAATCAAGACGGTGGATCTTGCAGATGATACCACTTCAATGACCATCACCAGGACCAAGAAAAAATGATGCAAGAAAAGACAAGTGAACAGGAAATATTCTTTGACGAAATATTCCTACAAGAAAAGACGAGTGAACAGTAAATATTCCCTTACAAGGAAAGATGCATGAATAGTAAATATTCTctgtaatttgtatttttgtaatcAGAGAATATATTCTCTGAAAAGTTTTAATCAAAGTCTTAAATGTAATGATGAAAGGGAAAATTTCCTGGTTCAAATGATGTAAAGAGATAATAGCCCTCTATAAAAGGCTATCAAATTCAGAATGAAAAACATGACTCGAAATACCCATTTCAGAAATCAAAACTCATTTCTCCAAAGTTTCAAAGTTTctccaaaattttaagttttcaaaatttaagttttaaaatttttattacaaatttcaaattacgATTACAGGACTCTAAATACCCATTTCAGAAATCAAAACTCGTTTCTCCAAAGTTTCAAAGTTTCtccaaattttaagttttcaaaatttaagttttaaaatttttattacaaatttcaaattacgattatcatatatttaaatttttaattttttaaaattttaaatatattaaaaatgttaagtataaccaattttaaaattttaaaatttaatatattttaataggtaaagagaaaaagatttttaatatatttaaaaatttaaaacttaaaacttaaaaattttaaatatgttaaagaaaatgttgagtataatcaattttaaattttaatatacttaatatattaaaattgtaaacatattaaaaaaaattaagtataaccaattttaaaattttaatatattttttaataggtaaagacataaaaaaaaaggttttcttaatatatttaaaattttgaaaggaaaaaatggCGAGCAACTTAGGAAACGGGTGCGCCAATTTATTTGGTTccacaaaaaaaggaaaattttttaaagtccCTCTATTTTCTAGAAATTACAGTATTTTGCTAGTATTTATACAGTTAACGTCATTCTACATGactttactaaaaaattaattttttttatcctgATTGCTGACGTGACATGTTGGTGGTGTCAGACTCTTTGGCTCCACCAACTTTCACTATAAATTTTAGGTCATTAcgtgtttaattaaaaaatgagtcatttatgtaattaattaaattttttgagttaattttataaaaaagcttgaataatattaaaagttaaaatatttagataattttatttaattttcaaaacactgAATTTCAAAAACTGTATTCATACAAGATTAGACATCAATACTTTGAGAAAGATATGAAACTTTATTAAAAGTAtcgatatatatttttttgttcaattttcctaaattttgaatCTCAAATGGGTATTGACAAAAGCGAATCTAGAGGGCTGGTAGGGACCgaccccctaaaatgaaaaaatttttaatttggtcccttaaaatttttaaaattttaaattaataaagataaaattatactttgaccccctaaaattgatacaattttaatttaatcatttaaaaattatatttttattatcgtaaaaatcacaatttaattttgaccccctaaaattttttttttgcttcgcCCCTGAGTATCAATATTTGGATTGTGATATCGATACCTTATAGAAGGGATCGATACTTTTGATCTTGACAACAGTTTCACACGATAAAAagcatttgaaaaaaaaattatcattttgaaagttaaaaatattttctaagcaTCTGAAAGATAGATTTTAAAAGTTTCTCTCTTATTATCaagttttattaaagaaaattatatttattatatcaaaacatttatcaaataaaactgAAGAATAAGATTGAGAATAGATTTTGCTCATTCAAGAAGAGACTCCACTTTCATGAACCTCCGTTGATCTTCTTTCCAAGCTCATTGTCCATCATCAACTGTAATAAATCAAAGTGTAGAAGTAAAGGTTTAATTACTAAACAAGAGTCTGAAAGTTTACAATTAAaaccaaagtaaaaaaatgcAGAGAAACTAAAACCAATTCTGATTTCTATCTTCTCCcctttttttctcctttcctGTTATTCTACTAAGGGTAATATTTGTACTAAATGGATTAAAAAGAGTTGAAATAAAggctaaaaagtaaaaaatttcaacaaacgTGGAAAAGATAAAAGAGTGCTACAAATCAACTATATAAAATGAGGAATGCCAACTACAAAACTGGACCTTGTATGAAATGAAAAACAGAATTTTATGTCAACAAATTGATGCGTATAATGGCAGCTAGACTGTGTCTTCTTCTGATCTTTCTAATATGAAGATGTTCTCTTTATCATCTCTCCCTATCCTCATCGTGTCATCTACATACCTGTAGTGTTCAACCCAACTCAAGGAACAACAATGTGAAGTTACAATATTAATAGCACAAAACATCCACCAAAGCACTAGGAGAAATAGTAAAGGATACGTTATCTCCAGCCACCCATCCGGATTGAAGATAGCAAGCAGAACATCATAATTTTTCGAGAACACATTCAACAGCTATGCTTTCACCAAAACAAATTAAGCTTCAAGTTTgggaaattttgagtatttctCTGTGATGTACACAACAGTTTACAGCTTACCTGATCAGGAGTGACTGTCGAGTTATCGTAACTTACATCAACTCTCTGCagattttgaaacaaaaatacacTTGAATCATGATCCAGGTTTTGTATGTTGGTGGAATATATAAGGAAAAGGCAGAAAGAAAGAAGGTTTAACTGATTTGGATGCGATCTTGAAGGAAGCTTCAATTGTGAGCTTCCcatttaacaatttcaatccTCTGGCATTGAACTTTATCACGTTAACTGCTTTGCTCTCCATTTTCCCATCACCAAATGCTAATGTTAGTAAAACACGAATCACATCACAAATCCAGCTTCATATAGAAAAAATGGCACACCAGTTTTTATTTCACTACTAGGATGAGAATCTGGATATTTAAATCATTCAGTTATGGTATAAGTCCCAGAAAAGGTTTAATTCATAGTTTAGTACCTAAGTTTGGCATTTTTTTCTAAACTggtacttgttttttttttttgagtttaacTGGTAACTGTATTTGACAAAGTTATACAATTTGATACCTGAAGAAAACAGTGTGTTaatcttttagtatttaattggttttagagtttatttcatgaaaattcataattaactaataatattagcaattagctttcatcaaatcaatcctAAATCCTGAATTAAACCACATCAATTGTActgtatttgacaaattaaacaaattcacaattaacactaaatttattctattaccaaaatcataaaacattCACACCTAATAGTATTAgtaattaactttcatcaaatcaaccttaAAACATGAGTATTTAGAGTGCATAAGAAACTCAGGcaccaaataatatattaaactttCTTGAAATTTCTCAAGCAACTCAGTATTTAGAGTGCATAAGAAACTCTTAGATGTATACAATACCTTTTCAATATCAATGATCTGGAAAAACTCTCCCAAAGTGATGAAATCCCTCAACCCAAGCTTTGTTCTCTTGGAACCCAAGATTGTAATAGTACTATAAAGTAGCTTCCAGCAACCACCTACCTTCATCccatttatagaaaaaaaaaaaaactctaaaaccATATCCTTAACTTTATTTCAACAAGTAGAATATAAGTTCAAGTTCACCTTTTCTAGATTCAAGATAGGATCTGGAGTTGGATTGTGAGATTCTAGCAGCTTCACCAGAGCTTCAACGTCAGATTTCTTTGAGGATGGGACTCCAAAAATCCCTCTATTGATTCCTTGGAACACAtatacagaaaaaaaaaaattatctcagGAGTTGTTCACCATGTTATCCTGAGGTAAATATAGAGGAGGACCATACCTTTGAGTTGCTGTAAGAGTTCAGTTTTGAGGTGAGAAAGTGTGTTAGGATCCTGTAATACATCATCCTCATCGCCGATTAAGTCAGCGTTAGGTTCAGCCACTTTAGTGATGAAACAGGGGTTGAATCTAGAGGTGATAGCCATTGGATATGTGGTTGAGATGGCCCTGCAGCAAGCTTTCATCTTTCCATTGATTCTGGATATGGAAGGAAGCAAAGGGGGAGCATGGAGTAGTGGAGGGTGGATAAGCTTGTTGGAAATGGGTGGTGCAAACAAGTTTTGTTTCCTTCGTGTtgtggaaagaaaatgaagccCAGAGCTATCGGAATCCTCGGGGGAAAACCCAAGCTCTGGCATCAACTTTCTAACCTTAGCATCAACCTCATCCAAATTCACAGCCTGAGCCCTCCTCTGCAACAAATCAAACTCATCCAAAAGCATTCCCATCAACTCCAAATCCTCGGTAGCCCCTTCTATCGCCTTCTGTACCCTCTCTAACCAGTCAGAAATCTCCATTTCTTCTTTAAAAGCACTCAAAAACTCCTCCCTCACCGTCCTGCTCATCGAAACCTCAAATTCTTGGTTCAAAAATGCATTTTTCATGTTTGATTTGGCCTTTATAACGTTCCCCGAATCGGGTTCTTCTTGTCCCGTTATAATTCTCAACCGGGTCGTTTTCCCTGCTGCATTTACTCCAACCAGTCCAATTTTCTCGCCTTTTTTCACTTCCCAACTCACATCTTTCGAAACAGTTACTCCTTTATAGCTCTTGCTAATGTTTTCAAGCTTTACACCGGAGGAAATACCCGAAGCACCGGCATTGGATTGCTTGTTGAAACGTTTCCGATCAATTTCTTCTGTATTGGAGGAAAACAGTGATTCAATGTCGCTTTCTGGGTCCTTAACGGAGGTTTCAACGCTGAGAGTGGAAACTTGG
This genomic stretch from Gossypium raimondii isolate GPD5lz chromosome 6, ASM2569854v1, whole genome shotgun sequence harbors:
- the LOC105773916 gene encoding ABC transporter F family member 2, encoding MVLSTKLHRFDLRSTFFTSPCPSFTPNSSSLVSPKTFKFRPTKITAQVSTLSVETSVKDPESDIESLFSSNTEEIDRKRFNKQSNAGASGISSGVKLENISKSYKGVTVSKDVSWEVKKGEKIGLVGVNAAGKTTRLRIITGQEEPDSGNVIKAKSNMKNAFLNQEFEVSMSRTVREEFLSAFKEEMEISDWLERVQKAIEGATEDLELMGMLLDEFDLLQRRAQAVNLDEVDAKVRKLMPELGFSPEDSDSSGLHFLSTTRRKQNLFAPPISNKLIHPPLLHAPPLLPSISRINGKMKACCRAISTTYPMAITSRFNPCFITKVAEPNADLIGDEDDVLQDPNTLSHLKTELLQQLKGINRGIFGVPSSKKSDVEALVKLLESHNPTPDPILNLEKVGGCWKLLYSTITILGSKRTKLGLRDFITLGEFFQIIDIEKSKAVNVIKFNARGLKLLNGKLTIEASFKIASKSRVDVSYDNSTVTPDQLLNVFSKNYDVLLAIFNPDGWLEITYVDDTMRIGRDDKENIFILERSEEDTV